The Coffea arabica cultivar ET-39 chromosome 2c, Coffea Arabica ET-39 HiFi, whole genome shotgun sequence genome includes the window CCAACCGGGGAAAAACTGACCTATGCTCTCCGGTTTGACTTCCCCGCATCTAACAATGAGGCTGAGTATGAGGCCCTACTAACGGGGTTGCGGATAACCCACCAGATGGGTATAACCGCGATCAAAGTCCGGAGCGACTCTCAACTCGTCGTCCTCCAAGTTCGCGGGGAATACGAGGCCAAGAAGGAGGTCATGAAGAAGTATCTGGCCAAGGTGCAGGAGGCAACAGCCCTATTTGATGCATTTGAGATCGAGCAGGTGCCGAGATCGCAAAATAAGCGTGCAGACGCCCTGTCAAAACTGGCATCCTCCTCGTTCGCGCACTTGAACAAAGAAGTTTTGGTAGATGTAGTAAAGCAGAAAAGTATCGACCAGGTCCAGATCCTGGCTATTGACAGCTCGGCCACCTGGATGACCTCCCTCATAAACTTCCTCAACTCGGGTGCCCTCCTTGAGAACAAAATCGAGACTCGCCGGATCCAGCTCAGAGCTGCCAAATACGCCTACGCGGGGGGAACCCTCTACAGGAGGTCCTACTTATCTCCCTGGCTAAAGTGCGTGACTCCCGAGGAAGGTAATTACGTCCTTCgcgaaatccatgaaggaataTGTGCGGCCCATGTGGGGTCCCGGGTGTTGGCCAAAAAGTGCCTTCTCTTGGGTTACTATTGACCCTCCGTCTTCTACGATGCCGCAGAGCTAGTACAGAAATGCCGAACTTGCCAGGTGCACGCCCCGCTGCGCCACCAGCCAGCTAGGAAATGATTCCCATCCACAATCCCTGGCCCTTCGCTCAATGGGGGATAGACCTTCTGGATCCCTTCCCCCGAGCCCCGGGAGGATATGAACACCTCGTGGTGGCCATAGACTACTTCACGAAATGGATGGAGGCAAAACCCCTGGTCTCTATCTCTGGGAGGGCAATTCAGAAGTTCTTCTGGAAAAACATAGTCTGCCGCTTCGGGATTCAGCATGTCTTAATATCAGACAACGGGCGCCAATTCGCGGATAACCCCTTCAAGAGCTGGTGCGCCAACCTCGGGATCAGTCAGCACTT containing:
- the LOC140035629 gene encoding uncharacterized protein — protein: MGAVLFVDGASSKEGSGAGLLLISPTGEKLTYALRFDFPASNNEAEYEALLTGLRITHQMGITAIKVRSDSQLVVLQVRGEYEAKKEVMKKYLAKVQEATALFDAFEIEQVPRSQNKRADALSKLASSSFAHLNKEVLVDVVKQKSIDQVQILAIDSSATWMTSLINFLNSGALLENKIETRRIQLRAAKYAYAGGTLYRRSYLSPWLKCVTPEEGNYVLREIHEGICAAHVGSRVLAKKCLLLGYY